The following are encoded together in the Cardinium endosymbiont of Culicoides punctatus genome:
- the rfbC gene encoding dTDP-4-dehydrorhamnose 3,5-epimerase, producing the protein MKLEKQHLSDLLLIQPTIHRDSRGYFLESYHKDRFYEFGLDVSFVQENRSLSKKGTVRGLHYQLTPYAQAKLVYVVHGAIWDVVVDLRTAMGTFAHWQGFFLSSENQHQLFIPKGFAHGFIALENNTVVCYKCDMYYHPHVEQGIHFQDPTLRIPWEKYATPSIISEKDAKLPLLQNAIYNF; encoded by the coding sequence ATGAAACTAGAAAAACAACATCTTTCAGATCTCCTACTTATTCAACCTACCATCCACCGCGATTCAAGAGGATATTTTCTAGAATCTTATCATAAAGATCGGTTTTATGAATTTGGCTTGGATGTTTCTTTTGTACAAGAAAATAGATCTTTATCTAAAAAAGGAACTGTAAGAGGCCTGCATTACCAATTAACACCTTATGCACAAGCAAAATTAGTGTATGTAGTACATGGTGCTATATGGGATGTTGTGGTAGACTTACGTACAGCAATGGGGACGTTTGCCCATTGGCAGGGATTTTTTCTTTCTTCAGAAAACCAACACCAACTTTTTATCCCTAAAGGATTTGCCCATGGCTTTATAGCATTAGAAAATAATACGGTAGTATGTTACAAATGTGATATGTATTACCATCCACATGTAGAACAGGGTATCCACTTTCAGGACCCTACACTACGTATACCTTGGGAAAAATATGCTACTCCTAGCATCATTTCAGAAAAAGATGCAAAGCTTCCATTATTACAAAATGCTATATACAATTTTTAA